The following coding sequences are from one Lysinibacillus sp. FSL W8-0992 window:
- a CDS encoding PolC-type DNA polymerase III, whose translation MEQQQEARQRFRMLLQQLELTDDVYMSFFEEGELSRLTVHKKNRLWHFNIKLRGILPFPLYQLFRTHLAEKFAAIAQIETTFETVEKDVTEELIQSYWLTIIEQIDDMAPPLKNCLVSQIPMWNGQKITVSCVQNMELMMLKTKYADKLAMSYSQFGFPQIAFDFMLQEETDEMREAQQAFIEQKRLEEAAMAQQAMQDFQKREQDKKDNPALAALGDRPFQLGMQIKDDEIMEIKRIVEEERRVIIEGFVFDTEIRELKSGRSLLQIKITDYTDSIVVKMFSRDNDDAELMQHLKKGMWVKVRGSVQTDTFIRDLIVMANDINEIKKETRQDKAPEGEKRVELHLHTPMSQMDAVTPVDRLVAQAAKWGHPAIAITDHAVVQSFPDAYGAGKKHGIKVIYGLEANLVDDGVPIAYASEHRALDEATYVVFDVETTGLSTAYDTIIELAAVKIKGGHVIDKYESFANPHHALSATTIELTGITDDMVRNAPEVEQVIHEFHAFIGEAIVVAHNASFDMGFLYTGYKKYGLEETIHPVIDTLELARLLHPTMKNHRLNTLCKKFGIELTQHHRAIYDTEATGYLLLHLLKEADELGIKYHDDFNKHVGGGDAYKKARPMHCTILAVNNDGLKNLFKIVSHSHTKTFYRVPRVTRSTLEQYREGLLIGSGCSNGEVFETMMNKSPEEAEQVARFYDYIEVQPKAVYAPLIERNVVRDEWTIEDIIRKLVKLGKKMNKPVVATGNVHYLDPNDGMFRQILIGSQGGANILNKSKLPEVHFRTTDEMLKDFDFLGPDLAKEIVVTNTQKVADMIGDVKPIKDDLYTPKIEGSDDEVTNLTYEMAHRIYGEELPEIVKARIEKELKSILGHGFGVIYLISAKLVKKSLADGYLVGSRGSVGSSLVATFMEITEVNPLPPHYICPNCKHSEFFNDGSVSSGYDLPNKDCTECGTPYKKDGQDIPFETFLGFKGDKVPDIDLNFSGEYQPQAHNYTKVLFGEEYVFRAGTIGTVAEKTAYGYVKGYASDNNLHFRGAEVDRLVQGCTGVKRTTGQHPGGIIVVPDYMDIYDFSPVQFPADAQDSEWKTTHFDFHSIHDNILKLDILGHDDPTVIRMLQDLSGIDPKTIPTDDPFVMKIFSSPESLGVTEKQIGCKTGTLGIPEFGTRFVRQMLEDTKPSTFSELVQISGLSHGTDVWLGNAQELIQNGTCVLKEVIGCRDDIMVYLIYQGLEPSLAFKIMESVRKGKGLSEEFEAEMLANKVPGWYIESCKKIKYMFPKAHAAAYVLMAVRIAWFKVHFPILYYAAYFTVRADDFDLISMTQGSQMIRAKIDEINIKGLDASTKEKNLLTVMELALEMCERGMSFQKVDLYRSQASEFIIDGNSLIPPFDAIPGLGTNVAKTIVAARENGEFLSKEDLQQRGRVSKTLIEYMDQLGCLEGMPDANQLSLF comes from the coding sequence TTGGAACAGCAACAAGAAGCAAGACAGAGATTTCGAATGCTCTTGCAACAACTAGAGTTAACAGATGATGTATACATGTCTTTTTTTGAAGAAGGCGAGTTATCACGTCTAACGGTGCATAAAAAGAATAGACTCTGGCATTTTAATATTAAATTACGTGGCATACTTCCATTTCCGTTATATCAACTATTTCGTACACATCTAGCTGAAAAATTCGCTGCTATTGCGCAAATTGAAACAACCTTTGAAACAGTTGAAAAAGATGTAACGGAAGAACTTATACAATCGTATTGGTTAACGATTATTGAGCAAATCGATGATATGGCGCCACCGTTAAAAAACTGCCTTGTATCGCAAATCCCGATGTGGAATGGGCAAAAAATTACGGTGTCCTGCGTGCAGAACATGGAACTAATGATGCTAAAAACAAAATATGCAGATAAGCTTGCAATGAGTTACAGTCAATTTGGTTTCCCACAAATTGCGTTTGATTTTATGCTCCAAGAGGAAACAGATGAGATGCGTGAGGCGCAACAAGCCTTTATCGAGCAAAAACGTTTAGAGGAAGCAGCGATGGCACAGCAAGCGATGCAAGACTTCCAAAAACGTGAGCAGGATAAAAAGGACAACCCAGCATTGGCAGCGCTTGGCGATCGCCCATTCCAGCTTGGCATGCAAATTAAAGACGATGAAATTATGGAAATTAAGCGCATAGTGGAAGAAGAACGACGCGTCATTATTGAAGGCTTTGTCTTTGATACAGAAATTAGAGAGTTAAAAAGTGGACGCTCACTTCTACAAATTAAAATTACCGACTATACAGATTCAATCGTTGTTAAAATGTTCTCGCGTGATAATGACGATGCAGAACTGATGCAACATTTGAAAAAAGGTATGTGGGTAAAAGTACGTGGCTCAGTTCAAACCGATACCTTTATTCGTGATTTAATTGTGATGGCAAATGATATCAATGAAATTAAAAAAGAAACACGTCAGGACAAGGCACCAGAGGGTGAAAAACGAGTAGAGTTGCATTTGCATACACCGATGAGTCAAATGGATGCGGTAACGCCAGTAGATAGATTAGTGGCACAGGCTGCTAAATGGGGCCATCCAGCCATTGCGATTACAGACCATGCTGTTGTGCAATCTTTCCCGGATGCATACGGAGCAGGGAAAAAACATGGCATTAAAGTTATTTACGGTTTAGAAGCAAATTTAGTGGATGACGGAGTACCTATCGCTTATGCTTCCGAGCATCGTGCATTAGACGAAGCAACATATGTTGTCTTTGACGTCGAAACAACAGGTCTTTCTACTGCCTACGATACAATTATTGAGCTCGCAGCAGTGAAAATTAAAGGTGGACATGTCATCGATAAATACGAAAGTTTTGCAAATCCACATCATGCACTGTCAGCTACGACTATCGAACTGACTGGCATTACTGATGATATGGTTCGCAATGCGCCTGAAGTGGAACAAGTTATCCATGAATTCCATGCCTTTATAGGGGAAGCTATCGTAGTGGCACACAATGCATCTTTCGATATGGGCTTCTTATATACTGGCTATAAAAAATACGGACTTGAAGAAACGATTCATCCAGTTATCGATACACTAGAACTTGCCCGTTTGCTCCATCCAACAATGAAAAATCATCGTTTAAATACTCTTTGTAAAAAATTCGGTATTGAATTAACGCAGCATCACCGTGCGATTTATGATACAGAAGCAACAGGCTATTTATTGTTGCATCTGTTAAAAGAAGCCGATGAACTAGGCATTAAATATCACGATGATTTCAATAAGCATGTTGGTGGTGGAGATGCATATAAAAAAGCGCGACCGATGCATTGTACGATTCTAGCAGTCAATAATGATGGTTTGAAAAATTTATTTAAAATTGTGTCTCATTCTCACACAAAAACGTTCTACCGTGTGCCTCGTGTAACACGCTCTACACTGGAACAGTATAGAGAGGGGTTATTAATTGGTTCAGGCTGTAGTAACGGTGAAGTGTTTGAAACAATGATGAATAAATCCCCAGAAGAAGCGGAACAGGTTGCAAGATTTTACGATTATATCGAAGTGCAACCAAAGGCTGTTTATGCACCTTTAATTGAACGTAATGTCGTCCGTGATGAATGGACAATTGAAGATATTATACGCAAGCTTGTAAAGCTCGGGAAAAAGATGAATAAGCCTGTAGTCGCTACTGGCAATGTTCATTATTTAGATCCAAACGATGGAATGTTTAGACAAATATTGATTGGTTCCCAAGGAGGCGCCAATATTTTAAATAAATCTAAGCTTCCAGAAGTACATTTTAGAACGACTGATGAGATGCTGAAGGACTTTGACTTTTTAGGTCCTGATCTTGCGAAAGAAATAGTTGTCACAAATACGCAAAAAGTCGCTGATATGATTGGCGATGTGAAGCCAATTAAAGATGATTTATATACGCCAAAAATTGAAGGCTCCGATGATGAAGTAACAAATTTAACGTATGAAATGGCACATCGTATATATGGTGAAGAATTACCTGAAATCGTAAAAGCGCGTATTGAAAAAGAATTAAAGTCGATTTTAGGCCATGGATTTGGCGTTATTTACTTAATTTCCGCGAAGCTCGTAAAAAAATCACTTGCTGACGGTTACTTAGTAGGTTCTCGCGGTTCGGTAGGTTCTTCATTAGTTGCAACCTTTATGGAGATTACGGAGGTAAACCCATTACCACCTCATTATATTTGTCCAAATTGTAAGCATTCCGAGTTTTTCAATGACGGTTCGGTTAGCTCAGGTTACGACTTACCAAATAAAGATTGTACTGAGTGTGGCACACCATATAAAAAAGATGGACAAGATATTCCGTTTGAAACGTTCCTTGGCTTTAAAGGGGATAAAGTACCTGATATCGATTTGAACTTCTCAGGTGAATATCAACCGCAGGCCCACAACTATACTAAAGTACTGTTTGGTGAAGAATATGTATTCCGTGCTGGAACAATAGGTACTGTTGCGGAAAAAACAGCATATGGTTACGTTAAAGGGTATGCGAGCGACAACAATCTTCATTTCCGAGGCGCTGAAGTAGACCGTTTAGTACAGGGCTGTACAGGCGTTAAACGGACAACAGGTCAACATCCAGGTGGGATTATTGTTGTACCGGATTATATGGACATTTATGATTTCTCACCAGTGCAGTTCCCAGCGGATGCACAGGATTCCGAATGGAAAACAACACACTTTGATTTCCACTCTATTCATGACAATATTTTGAAGCTCGATATACTTGGACACGATGATCCGACCGTAATTCGGATGTTACAGGATTTATCTGGAATCGATCCGAAAACAATTCCAACAGATGATCCGTTCGTTATGAAAATTTTTAGTTCACCTGAATCTCTAGGCGTGACAGAAAAGCAAATTGGTTGTAAGACGGGAACATTAGGTATTCCGGAATTTGGTACACGATTTGTCCGTCAAATGCTAGAAGATACAAAACCATCTACATTCTCAGAGCTTGTCCAAATTTCAGGACTTTCACATGGAACGGATGTATGGCTAGGTAATGCGCAGGAACTTATTCAAAATGGTACATGCGTATTAAAAGAAGTAATCGGCTGTCGTGATGACATTATGGTGTATTTAATATACCAAGGACTTGAACCGTCTTTAGCCTTTAAAATTATGGAGTCTGTTCGTAAAGGGAAAGGCTTATCAGAAGAATTTGAAGCAGAAATGCTAGCAAATAAAGTACCTGGTTGGTATATCGAATCATGTAAAAAGATAAAATATATGTTCCCTAAAGCCCATGCTGCTGCCTATGTTTTAATGGCAGTACGTATTGCTTGGTTTAAAGTGCATTTTCCAATCTTATATTACGCTGCCTACTTCACAGTAAGAGCAGATGATTTTGATTTAATTTCGATGACGCAAGGTTCTCAAATGATTCGTGCAAAAATAGATGAAATCAATATTAAGGGACTAGATGCTTCTACAAAAGAGAAAAACTTACTAACTGTAATGGAACTTGCACTTGAAATGTGTGAACGTGGTATGAGCTTCCAAAAGGTTGATTTATATCGTTCACAAGCTAGCGAGTTTATAATTGATGGCAATTCCTTAATTCCACCTTTTGATGCCATTCCAGGACTCGGAACGAACGTTGCCAAAACAATCGTAGCTGCACGTGAGAATGGTGAATTTTTATCGAAAGAAGATTTACAGCAACGAGGTCGTGTGTCGAAAACATTAATTGAGTACATGGATCAATTAGGTTGTTTGGAAGGCATGCCTGATGCCAATCAGTTATCGCTTTTCTAG
- the rimP gene encoding ribosome maturation factor RimP, translating into MSKVPSLIEELATPIVEELNLELVDVEFVKEGRNWFLRVYVDTPEGGIDIGQCAQVSERLCLLLDEKDPITQNYYLEVSSPGAERPLKKDTDFKKAVGKFIYVKTYEPIKDMKEFQGYLTSYDEHTLVMEVPVKTRKITVTIEQEKIALARLAIDFSA; encoded by the coding sequence ATGAGCAAAGTACCATCTTTAATTGAAGAACTTGCTACACCGATTGTCGAAGAGTTAAATCTTGAGTTGGTGGATGTTGAGTTTGTGAAAGAAGGACGTAACTGGTTTTTACGTGTTTATGTAGATACACCCGAGGGTGGGATTGACATTGGCCAATGTGCTCAAGTTAGTGAACGACTATGTTTACTGTTGGATGAAAAAGATCCTATTACACAAAATTATTATTTAGAGGTATCTTCACCAGGTGCAGAACGTCCATTAAAAAAAGATACTGATTTTAAAAAAGCCGTTGGCAAGTTTATCTATGTGAAGACTTATGAGCCTATTAAGGACATGAAGGAATTCCAAGGCTACTTAACATCTTATGATGAACATACATTAGTGATGGAAGTACCCGTTAAAACACGGAAAATTACAGTAACAATTGAACAAGAAAAAATCGCCTTGGCACGTCTTGCCATCGATTTTTCAGCATAA
- a CDS encoding YlxQ family RNA-binding protein — translation MTNQAVFNLLGIAARARKVISGEELVVKEVRNGNAKLVLLANDASKNSNKKIQDKCTYYNVEYHVIGDRYDLGHATGKEARVALAITDKGFASKLSSLLNEK, via the coding sequence ATGACCAATCAAGCAGTGTTTAATTTGCTTGGTATAGCGGCTAGAGCCCGAAAAGTTATTTCAGGTGAAGAGTTAGTAGTAAAGGAAGTCCGCAATGGTAATGCTAAGCTTGTATTGCTAGCAAACGATGCTTCTAAAAACTCTAATAAAAAAATTCAAGATAAATGCACTTATTACAACGTTGAGTATCATGTAATTGGCGATCGTTATGATCTAGGACATGCTACAGGTAAGGAAGCCCGAGTGGCTTTAGCTATTACCGATAAAGGTTTTGCAAGTAAATTGTCTAGTCTACTCAACGAAAAATAA
- a CDS encoding proline--tRNA ligase — protein sequence MKQSKTFIPTLREVPADADVKSHKQLLRAGFIRQNTSGVYSYLPLAKRVLTKIENIIREEMEAINSIELLMPALQSAELWQESGRWEKYGPELMRLKDRHNRDFALGPTHEEVITTLVRDEIKSYKKLPLTLYQIQTKFRDEKRPRFGLLRGREFIMKDAYSFHASRESLDETYEDMYRAYSNIFSRLGLNYRAVIADAGSIGGKGTHEFMVLSEIGEDTIAYSDTSDYAANIEMAEVTVEYQPANDELKDLEKVATPDQKTIEEVSAFLQVGPSNVIKSLVFNIDDELVVVLARGDHEINDIKLKNALNAGSVELADEAAIRQLLGCGVGSIGPVKLPVDVKVVADHAIKSIRNGVAGANEDGFHLVNVNPERDFAINEYLDIRFIQEGDPSPDGQGIIKFAEGIEVGHIFKLGTTYSEKMNGTFLDEQGKAQPFIMGCYGIGVSRILAAVAEHFQDENGFTWPTQLAPYDIHVVPVNTKDETQVSLANELYGLLKSYRYDVLLDDRAERAGVKFADADLIGLPVRVTVGKKATEGVVEVKFRQTGETFEWKKEEVIDRLNEFFRKN from the coding sequence ATGAAGCAAAGTAAAACATTTATCCCAACGCTACGTGAAGTACCTGCTGATGCAGATGTAAAATCACATAAGCAATTATTACGTGCAGGGTTTATTCGTCAAAATACAAGTGGGGTATATTCGTATTTACCGCTTGCAAAACGTGTGTTAACAAAAATTGAAAATATTATTCGTGAAGAGATGGAAGCTATCAACTCAATCGAATTATTAATGCCTGCATTGCAATCTGCTGAGCTGTGGCAGGAATCAGGCCGTTGGGAAAAATACGGTCCAGAACTTATGCGATTGAAAGATCGTCATAATCGTGACTTTGCCTTAGGACCAACACATGAAGAAGTAATTACTACATTAGTGCGTGATGAAATTAAATCATATAAAAAGTTGCCATTAACACTCTATCAAATTCAAACAAAATTCCGTGATGAAAAACGTCCTCGTTTCGGCTTATTACGAGGAAGAGAGTTTATTATGAAGGATGCTTATTCTTTCCACGCTTCACGTGAAAGCTTAGATGAAACATATGAAGATATGTATCGTGCTTACTCTAATATTTTCTCACGTTTAGGCTTAAACTATCGTGCAGTTATTGCAGATGCGGGCTCAATCGGTGGTAAAGGGACACATGAATTTATGGTGCTTTCTGAAATTGGCGAAGATACAATCGCTTACTCTGATACTTCAGATTATGCTGCAAATATCGAGATGGCAGAAGTGACTGTAGAGTATCAACCAGCCAACGACGAATTAAAAGATCTTGAAAAAGTAGCAACGCCAGATCAAAAAACAATTGAAGAAGTATCTGCATTTTTACAAGTAGGGCCATCTAATGTCATCAAGTCATTAGTATTTAATATAGATGATGAATTAGTTGTTGTACTTGCTCGTGGTGATCACGAAATAAATGATATTAAATTAAAAAATGCGCTAAATGCTGGTTCTGTAGAACTTGCTGATGAAGCGGCGATTCGTCAGTTATTAGGCTGTGGTGTTGGTTCAATCGGACCTGTAAAATTACCAGTAGACGTGAAAGTGGTTGCTGACCATGCCATTAAATCAATTCGTAACGGTGTAGCTGGCGCAAATGAGGACGGCTTCCACTTAGTTAATGTGAACCCAGAGCGAGATTTCGCCATTAATGAATATTTAGATATCCGCTTCATCCAAGAAGGAGATCCATCTCCTGATGGACAAGGTATCATTAAATTTGCAGAAGGTATCGAAGTTGGCCATATTTTCAAATTAGGTACAACGTATTCTGAAAAAATGAATGGTACATTTTTAGATGAGCAAGGTAAGGCACAGCCGTTTATTATGGGTTGCTATGGTATTGGCGTTTCACGTATATTAGCTGCTGTAGCTGAACATTTCCAAGATGAAAATGGTTTCACTTGGCCTACACAATTAGCTCCTTATGATATTCATGTAGTGCCTGTTAATACGAAAGATGAAACACAAGTTTCGTTAGCAAATGAATTATATGGCTTATTAAAATCATATCGCTATGATGTACTTTTAGATGATCGTGCTGAACGTGCAGGCGTGAAGTTTGCAGATGCAGACTTAATTGGCTTACCTGTTCGTGTAACAGTTGGTAAAAAGGCAACTGAAGGCGTTGTCGAAGTGAAATTCCGTCAAACTGGCGAAACTTTTGAGTGGAAAAAAGAAGAGGTCATTGATCGCTTAAACGAATTTTTCCGTAAAAATTAA
- the rnpM gene encoding RNase P modulator RnpM, protein MAINKKVPLRKCVATGEMLPKKEMIRVVRSKEGEVSVDVSGKKPGRGAYVSKSEQAVDIARKKNVLGHQLEAKIPEEIYEELLLLIRREAIL, encoded by the coding sequence ATGGCGATTAATAAAAAAGTACCACTTCGAAAATGTGTAGCTACTGGAGAAATGCTACCAAAAAAAGAAATGATTCGTGTTGTTCGCTCAAAAGAGGGCGAGGTAAGCGTTGATGTTTCAGGGAAAAAACCTGGACGGGGCGCCTATGTTTCAAAGTCTGAACAGGCGGTTGACATCGCGCGTAAGAAAAATGTATTAGGGCACCAACTTGAAGCGAAAATTCCTGAAGAGATTTATGAAGAGCTACTATTGCTCATTCGTCGGGAGGCTATTTTATGA
- the nusA gene encoding transcription termination factor NusA produces the protein MSSDLLDALTALEEQKGISRDVLIEAIEAALVTAYKRNFNQAQNVRVDLNLDKGSIRVFSRKDVVEEVDDDRLQIAIEDAKAINPAYQLEDIVEQEVTPRNFGRIAAQTAKQVVTQRVREAERGLIYEQYVDREDDIVTGVVERLDARNIYVGLGKVEAALPQNEQIQGETYNPHDRIKVYITKVERTTRGPQVIVSRTHPGLLRRLFEMEVPEIYEGIVEIKSIAREAGDRSKISVHAHNEEVDPVGSCVGAKGARVQTIVNELNGEKIDIVEWSEDPVVFVANALSPSKVLDVQVNEEEKSTTVVVPDYQLSLAIGKRGQNARLAAKLTGWKIDIKSETDARELGIYPSATSTFVPAEDSDFEAAAVDLYQDDEE, from the coding sequence ATGAGTAGTGATTTGTTAGATGCGCTAACGGCGCTGGAAGAACAAAAAGGAATTTCAAGAGATGTGTTAATCGAAGCGATTGAGGCTGCATTAGTAACAGCTTACAAGCGCAACTTTAACCAAGCTCAGAATGTTCGAGTAGACTTAAATTTAGACAAAGGCTCAATTCGTGTGTTTTCACGTAAAGATGTTGTTGAAGAAGTTGACGATGATCGTTTACAAATTGCAATAGAAGATGCAAAGGCTATCAATCCTGCTTATCAATTAGAAGATATTGTTGAGCAAGAAGTAACACCTCGTAATTTTGGCCGTATTGCTGCACAAACAGCGAAGCAAGTCGTTACACAACGTGTACGTGAAGCAGAACGCGGTTTAATTTATGAACAATACGTAGATCGAGAAGATGATATTGTAACTGGTGTTGTTGAGCGTTTAGATGCACGTAACATTTACGTAGGTCTTGGGAAAGTAGAAGCAGCATTACCACAAAACGAACAAATCCAAGGCGAAACATACAATCCACATGATCGTATTAAAGTCTATATTACAAAAGTTGAACGTACGACACGTGGTCCACAAGTAATCGTATCACGCACACACCCAGGCTTATTACGTCGTTTGTTTGAAATGGAAGTGCCTGAAATTTATGAGGGCATTGTAGAAATCAAATCAATTGCTCGTGAAGCAGGGGACCGTTCTAAAATTTCTGTTCATGCACATAATGAAGAAGTTGATCCTGTTGGCTCATGTGTAGGTGCAAAAGGTGCTCGTGTACAAACAATTGTTAATGAATTAAACGGTGAGAAAATTGATATCGTTGAATGGTCAGAAGACCCTGTTGTATTCGTAGCAAATGCACTAAGCCCATCAAAAGTATTAGATGTGCAAGTAAATGAAGAAGAAAAATCAACAACGGTTGTAGTTCCAGATTACCAATTATCTTTAGCAATCGGTAAACGTGGTCAAAATGCGCGTTTAGCTGCGAAATTAACTGGCTGGAAAATTGATATTAAAAGTGAAACAGATGCACGTGAGTTAGGTATTTATCCATCTGCAACAAGCACGTTCGTACCTGCTGAAGATAGCGACTTCGAAGCAGCTGCAGTTGACTTATATCAAGACGACGAAGAATAA
- the infB gene encoding translation initiation factor IF-2, with amino-acid sequence MTKIRVHEYAKQVNKSSKEVIEALSKLNVSVTNHMSMLENDTVVKLNQSFKAPTDKRDAKQPTQNVTQRSQANGQQKPQQSVKKQDGQKQQSATSKPKANNYNQQTQQNSNSSNEKSKNTKGNQNRNMTQNNNNNNNNNNRRGGGGYNQRPKPGIHGGKRRHPKTHQPTIPMKQKELPEKITFVESLSVAELAKKLYREPSEIIKKLFMLGVMATINQELDKDAIELICADYGVEVEEEIRVDITDLETHFETEEVNEAELSERPPVVTIMGHVDHGKTTLLDSIRHTKVTAGEAGGITQHIGAYQVTEGDKKITFLDTPGHAAFTTMRARGAKVTDLTILVVAADDGVMPQTVEAINHAKAAEVPIIVAVNKMDKPSANPDRVMQELTEHGLVPEAWGGETIFVPISALKGEGIDTLLEMVLLVAEVGELKANSDRLALGTVIEAQLDKGRGSVATLLVQDGTLKVGDPIVVGHAYGRVRAMVNDKGRRVKEAGPSTPVEITGLNDVPQAGDRFVVFEDEKTARQVGETRAMTAIQAQRSEKQRVTLDNLFEQMSQGEMKELNLIVKADVQGTVEAMAASLMKIDVEGVNVKIIHTGAGAITESDISLAAASNAIVIGFNVRPDINAKRAAEEEGVDIRLHRVIYKVIEEIEQAMKGMLDPEFEEKIIGQAEVRQTIKVSKVGTIAGSYVTEGKVTRDSGVRVIRDNVVIFEGELDTLKRFKDEVKEVARGYECGITITNFNDIKEGDIIEAYIMEEIKRA; translated from the coding sequence ATGACCAAAATCAGAGTTCATGAATATGCCAAACAAGTGAATAAATCGAGTAAAGAGGTTATTGAAGCGCTAAGTAAACTAAATGTGAGTGTAACAAACCATATGTCAATGTTGGAGAACGACACAGTGGTAAAGTTAAACCAATCATTTAAAGCACCAACAGATAAAAGAGACGCAAAACAGCCTACTCAAAATGTAACACAACGATCTCAAGCGAATGGACAACAAAAACCACAGCAATCGGTGAAAAAGCAAGATGGACAAAAGCAGCAGTCTGCTACTTCTAAGCCGAAAGCGAATAATTACAATCAACAAACGCAACAAAACTCAAATTCGTCTAACGAAAAATCTAAGAATACTAAAGGTAATCAAAATCGAAATATGACACAAAATAATAATAATAACAATAATAATAATAATCGTAGAGGCGGCGGTGGATACAACCAACGTCCAAAACCAGGAATTCACGGCGGTAAACGCCGTCATCCAAAAACGCATCAACCAACAATACCAATGAAACAAAAAGAATTACCAGAAAAAATTACATTTGTTGAATCACTTTCTGTAGCTGAATTAGCTAAAAAATTATACCGTGAGCCATCTGAAATCATTAAAAAATTATTTATGCTTGGTGTTATGGCTACAATTAACCAAGAATTAGATAAGGATGCAATCGAGTTAATTTGTGCAGACTACGGTGTAGAAGTTGAAGAAGAAATCCGTGTGGATATTACGGATTTAGAAACGCACTTCGAAACAGAGGAAGTTAATGAAGCTGAATTATCAGAACGACCTCCTGTAGTAACAATTATGGGTCACGTTGACCATGGTAAAACAACGTTACTAGACTCAATTCGTCATACTAAAGTAACTGCTGGAGAAGCTGGTGGTATTACACAACATATTGGTGCATACCAAGTAACTGAAGGCGACAAAAAAATTACGTTCCTTGATACACCTGGACACGCGGCATTCACAACAATGCGTGCGCGTGGTGCGAAAGTAACAGACTTAACAATTTTAGTAGTAGCGGCAGACGATGGTGTAATGCCTCAAACAGTTGAAGCGATTAACCATGCCAAAGCTGCAGAAGTGCCAATTATTGTTGCTGTTAACAAAATGGATAAACCATCAGCAAACCCTGATCGTGTGATGCAAGAATTAACTGAGCATGGTCTTGTACCTGAAGCTTGGGGTGGCGAAACGATTTTCGTCCCTATTTCAGCATTAAAAGGTGAAGGTATTGACACATTGTTAGAAATGGTCTTACTTGTTGCCGAAGTTGGAGAGTTAAAAGCAAATTCAGATCGTTTAGCACTTGGTACTGTAATTGAAGCACAACTTGATAAAGGTCGTGGTTCTGTTGCAACACTATTAGTACAAGACGGTACATTAAAAGTCGGAGATCCTATCGTAGTTGGTCACGCTTATGGCCGTGTACGTGCTATGGTCAACGATAAAGGTCGTCGTGTGAAAGAAGCAGGCCCATCAACGCCAGTAGAAATTACAGGATTAAACGATGTGCCACAAGCTGGTGACCGCTTCGTTGTATTCGAAGACGAAAAAACAGCTCGTCAAGTTGGGGAAACTCGTGCAATGACAGCTATTCAAGCACAACGTTCTGAAAAACAACGTGTAACGCTTGATAACTTATTCGAACAAATGAGCCAAGGCGAAATGAAAGAGTTAAACTTAATCGTTAAAGCTGACGTTCAAGGTACTGTAGAAGCTATGGCTGCTTCACTAATGAAGATTGATGTCGAAGGCGTAAATGTGAAAATTATCCACACAGGCGCTGGCGCAATTACAGAATCAGATATTTCTCTTGCAGCAGCATCGAATGCAATCGTTATCGGTTTCAACGTACGACCTGATATTAATGCAAAACGTGCAGCGGAAGAAGAAGGCGTAGATATTCGTCTACACCGTGTTATTTATAAAGTAATCGAAGAAATCGAGCAAGCGATGAAAGGTATGCTAGATCCAGAATTTGAAGAAAAAATTATTGGTCAAGCGGAAGTTCGTCAAACAATTAAAGTATCAAAAGTAGGTACGATTGCTGGTTCTTACGTTACAGAAGGTAAAGTAACACGCGATTCAGGCGTACGTGTCATCCGTGACAACGTCGTGATTTTCGAAGGCGAATTAGATACATTAAAACGTTTCAAAGACGAAGTAAAAGAAGTTGCAAGAGGATACGAATGTGGTATAACGATTACAAACTTCAATGACATTAAAGAAGGCGACATCATTGAAGCATACATTATGGAAGAAATTAAACGTGCATAA